A genome region from Sphaeramia orbicularis chromosome 19, fSphaOr1.1, whole genome shotgun sequence includes the following:
- the spag9b gene encoding C-Jun-amino-terminal kinase-interacting protein 4 isoform X6 has translation MSPGCMLLFVFGFVGGAVVINSAVLVSLSVLLLVHYSVSTGGLPALPSLPSLPRPSRKERPISMGIFQLPGTDGMTPDPQREPVETPSEPWRFNNLSHPRSNTSLKDELSGANRGGSKSSTTISQGGNSKSGGPKSNTSMSSQSGTSNTPTSTYSGNSQSTTPNNEASVSVSPRSSLSGGTSDVTMESAASDLQKQEASDRLNSNLDSKSGKPDSNKNIAAVQEGQQGQDSSVSLNDDENLEKSEVQAIIESTPELDMELDGCRGTSTPTKGGIENLAFNRNTDSLFEELSSAGNDLIGDVDEGADLLGMGREVEHLIQENAQLLETKNALNVVKNDLIAQLDELNCEKEVLQGELNAISQAKTKLEEKNKELEEELKKLRTEKEESKQKTKNENEDDSDVPTAQRKRFTRVEMARVLMERNQYKERLMELQEAVRWTEMIRASKENPTLPEKKKSSLWQFFSRLFSSSGGAAKKPAVEAPVNVKYNAPTSQIQPSVKKKSSTLQQLPSDKSKAFDFLNEEVAADNVVSRREQKRAQYQQVKAHVQKEDGRVQAYGWSLPKKYKANGGQAESKMKNLPVPVFLRPLDEKDASMKLWCAAGVNLSGGKTRDGGSIVGASVFYSDVPGPESPKKKIGSQSSLDKLDQELKDQQKEMRQQDELSSLVWICTSTQSTTKAVVIDANQPGNILESFFVCNSHVLCIASVPGARETDYPAGEEVSLNPEAGPAGDDSSSVANSSSAGGDDVLGGITVVGCTVEGSTAVPVKVDREADSKHAEEATEATETSAGLADQREALRGVYTEHVFTDPLGAQQTAETPANYSQRESDLLKDGVSSNPNAEEQDLMREEAQKMSSVQPTMWLGAQNGCVYVHSSVAQWKKCLHSIKLKDSVLGIVHVKGRVLVGLSDGTLAIFHRGVDGQWDLTNYHLLDLGRPHHSIRCMTVVHDKVWCGYRNKIYVVQPKAMKIEKSFDAHPRKDSQVRQLAWDGDGIWVSIRLDSTLRLFHAHTFQHLQDVDIEPYVSKMLGTGKLGFSFVRITALMVSCNRLWIGTGNGVIISIPLTDTASKPTKGTGNQPGSVVRVYGDETSDKVTAGTFVPYCSMAHAQLCFHGHRDAVKFFTAVPGHAVPSASCGGEAAGDKATDAASQEGTKSILVMSGGEGYIDFRMGDEEGEIEEGEEPTMKLQPFLAKAERSHLIVWQILGNGD, from the exons GATGAACTTTCCGGTGCAAACCGTGGAGGCTCCAAGTCCAGCACAACAATCAGCCAAGGAGGCAACTCAAAAAGTGGTGGACCCAAATCCAACACCTCTATGTCTTCTCAGAGCGGTACCTCAAACACCCCTACTTCCACATATAGCGGTAATTCTCAGTCCACCACACCAAACAACGAAGCATCAGTCAGCGTGAGTCCCAGGTCCAGTCTATCTGGTGGTACCTCAGATGTCACCATGGAGTCTGCAGCCTCAGACCTTCAGAAACAAGAAGCTTCAGACAGGCTCAATAGCAACCTCGACTCAAAGAGCGGAAAGCCAGACAGCAATAAGAACATCGCAGCCGTACAGGAAGGACAACAGGGTCAGGACTCATCTGTGTCGCTCAATGATGACG AAAACCTGGAGAAGTCTGAAGTGCAGGCCATCATAGAGTCGACCCCCGAGCTGGACATGGAACTGGATGGCTGCAGAGGAACAAG CACACCGACTAAAGGTGGCATCGAGAACCTGGCATTCAACCGCAACACCGACTCTTTGTTTGAGGAACTGTCGTCTGCAGGAAATGACCTCATAGGAGATGTGGATGAAGGTGCCGACCTGCTGG GTATGGGTCGGGAAGTTGAACATCTTATCCAGGAGAATGCTCAGCTGCTGGAGACCAA AAATGCTTTGAATGTGGTGAAAAATGACCTGATCGCCCAATTGGATGAGCTGAACTGTGAGAAGGAGGTTCTGCAGGGAGAGCTGAATGCCATCAGTCAGGCCAAGACCAAACTGGAGGAGAAGAACAAAGAACTAGAAGAAGAACTCAAGAA GCTTCGAACAGAGAAGGAGGAATCCAAACAGAAGACCAAGAATGAAAATGAAGATGAT agtgATGTACCCACAGCGCAGAGGAAGCGCTTCACCAGGGTGGAGATGGCCAGAGTCCTGATGGAGAGGAACCAGTACAAGGAGAGACTGATGGAGCTGCAGGAGGCTGTGAGATGGACAGAAATGATCCG GGCTTCAAAGGAGAACCCAACTCTTCCAGAGAAGAAGAAATCCAGCCTCTGGCAGTT TTTCAGCCGTTTGTTCAGCTCATCGGGCGGGGCAGCCAAGAAGCCGGCGGTGGAGGCCCCAGTGAATGTCAAATACAACGCCCCCACCTCTCAGATTCAGCCGTCCGTCAAGAAGAAGAGCAGCACACTGCAGCAGCTGCCCAGTGACAAGAGCAAAGCCTTCGATTTCCTCAATGAGGA AGTGGCGGCTGATAATGTTGTGTCCAGACGAGAACAGAAGAGGGCTCAATACCAGCAGGTCAAAGCTCATGTCCAGAAAGAGGACGGCAGAGTTCAGGCTTATGGTTGGAGTCTACCCAAGAAGTACAAA GCCAATGGTGGTCAAGCAGAGAGTAAGATGAAGAATTTACCTGTTCCCGTCTTCCTCCGACCACTGGATGAAAAAGATGCTTCTATGAAG CTATGGTGTGCTGCTGGTGTAAACCTGTCCGGAGGTAAAACTAGAGATGGAGGCTCCATCGTAGGAGCCAGTGTGTTTTACAGCGATGTGCCTGGACCAGAGAGTCCTAAAAAGAAAATTGGATCTCAGAGCAGCCTGGACAAACTGGATCAGGAGCTGAAG gaTCAACAGAAGGAAATGCGACAGCAGGACGAGCTGTCGTCTCTAGTGTGGATCTGTACCAGCACTCAGTCCACTACGAAAGCTGTTGTCATCGACGCCAACCAGCCTGGAAACATCCTGGAGAGCTTCTTTGTGTGTAACTCGCATGTCCTCTGCATTGCTAGTGTACCAG GTGCAAGAGAGACAGACTACCCAGCTGGGGAGGAAGTTTCTTTGAACCCAGAAGCGGGACCAGCAGGGGATGACAGCTCATCAGTGGCCAATAGCAGCTCAGCAGGTGGGGACGATGTGCTCGGAGGCATCACTGTGGTGGGCTGCACAGTGGAAGGATCAACAGCTGTTCCAGTGAAGGTGGACAGAGAAGCAG acTCCAAGCATGCAGAGGAGGCTACAGAGGCAACAGAGACCAGCGCTGGACTTGCAGACCAAAGAGAAGCTCTGAGGGGCGTCTACACGGAGCATGTTTTTACTGATCCACTGGGAGCCCAGCAGACTGCAGAGACTCCTGCCAACTACTCCCAGAG GGAGAGCGATCTGCTGAAAGATGGTGTGAGTTCAAACCCCAACGCAGAGGAACAGGACCTGATGAGAGAAGAGGCTCAGAAGATGAGCAGTGTTCAGCCCACCATGTGGCTCGGAGCTCAGAATGGATG TGTGTACGTGCACTCATCTGTGGCTCAGTGGAAGAAGTGTCTTCATTCTATAAAGCTGAAGGACTCTGTGCTTGGCATAGT ACATGTGAAAGGCCGTGTGCTAGTTGGACTTTCTGATGGAACTTTAGCCATTTTCCACAGAGGAGTAG ATGGACAGTGGGACTTGACCAACTACCACCTGTTGGACCTCGGCCGACCGCACCATTCAATCCGCTGTATGACTGTAGTCCATGACAAAGTGTGGTGTGGCTATAGGAACAAGATATATGTGGTGCAGCCCAAAGCCATGAAGATAGAG AAGTCGTTTGATGCCCACCCTCGTAAGGACAGTCAAGTACGTCAGCTGGCCTGGGACGGGGACGGCATCTGGGTGTCCATCAGGCTCGACTCCACTCTCAGGCTGTTCCACGCTCACACTTTCCAGCATCTGCAGGACGTCGACATCGAACCTTACGTCAGCAAGATGCTGG GTACTGGGAAGCTGGGGTTCTCCTTTGTGAGAATCACTGCTCTCATGGTGTCATGTAACCGGCTCTGGATCGGCACAGGCAACGGAGTCATCATCTCCATCCCTCTGACAGATA CAGCCAGCAAGCCAACCAAAGGAACAGGAAACCAGCCAGGAAGTGTAGTTCGAGTCTACGGTGATGAGACCAGTGACAAAGTGACGGCAGGGACGTTTGTTCCATATTGCTCCATGGCTCATGCTCAGCTCTGTTTCCATGGTCACCGGGATGCTGTAAAGTTCTTCACTGCTGTCCCAG GTCACGCAGTTCCATCTGCGTCCTGTGGAGGAGAGGCAGCAGGCGACAAGGCGACAGATGCCGCATCTCAGGAAGGAACCAAGTCTATACTGGTAATGAGTGGAGGAGAAGGATACATAGACTTCAGGATGG GTGATGAGGAGGGCGAGATTGAGGAAGGTGAGGAGCCCACGATGAAGCTCCAGCCCTTCCTGGCTAAAGCCGAACGCAGCCACCTCATCGTCTGGCAGATCCTGGGCAACGGGGACTGA
- the spag9b gene encoding C-Jun-amino-terminal kinase-interacting protein 4 isoform X7: MSPGCMLLFVFGFVGGAVVINSAVLVSLSVLLLVHYSVSTGGLPALPSLPSLPRPSRKERPISMGIFQLPGTDGMTPDPQREPVETPSEPWRFNNLSHPRSNTSLKDELSGANRGGSKSSTTISQGGNSKSGGPKSNTSMSSQSGTSNTPTSTYSGNSQSTTPNNEASVSVSPRSSLSGGTSDVTMESAASDLQKQEASDRLNSNLDSKSGKPDSNKNIAAVQEGQQGQDSSVSLNDDENLEKSEVQAIIESTPELDMELDGCRGTSTPTKGGIENLAFNRNTDSLFEELSSAGNDLIGDVDEGADLLDYNFLGMGREVEHLIQENAQLLETKNALNVVKNDLIAQLDELNCEKEVLQGELNAISQAKTKLEEKNKELEEELKKLRTEKEESKQKTKNENEDDSDVPTAQRKRFTRVEMARVLMERNQYKERLMELQEAVRWTEMIRASKENPTLPEKKKSSLWQFFSRLFSSSGGAAKKPAVEAPVNVKYNAPTSQIQPSVKKKSSTLQQLPSDKSKAFDFLNEEVAADNVVSRREQKRAQYQQVKAHVQKEDGRVQAYGWSLPKKYKANGGQAESKMKNLPVPVFLRPLDEKDASMKLWCAAGVNLSGGKTRDGGSIVGASVFYSDVPGPESPKKKIGSQSSLDKLDQELKDQQKEMRQQDELSSLVWICTSTQSTTKAVVIDANQPGNILESFFVCNSHVLCIASVPGARETDYPAGEEVSLNPEAGPAGDDSSSVANSSSAGGDDVLGGITVVGCTVEGSTAVPVKVDREADSKHAEEATEATETSAGLADQREALRGVYTEHVFTDPLGAQQTAETPANYSQRESDLLKDGVSSNPNAEEQDLMREEAQKMSSVQPTMWLGAQNGCVYVHSSVAQWKKCLHSIKLKDSVLGIVHVKGRVLVGLSDGTLAIFHRGVDGQWDLTNYHLLDLGRPHHSIRCMTVVHDKVWCGYRNKIYVVQPKAMKIEKSFDAHPRKDSQVRQLAWDGDGIWVSIRLDSTLRLFHAHTFQHLQDVDIEPYVSKMLGTGKLGFSFVRITALMVSCNRLWIGTGNGVIISIPLTDTASKPTKGTGNQPGSVVRVYGDETSDKVTAGTFVPYCSMAHAQLCFHGHRDAVKFFTAVPGHAVPSASCGGEAAGDKATDAASQEGTKSILVMSGGEGYIDFRMGDEEGEIEEGEEPTMKLQPFLAKAERSHLIVWQILGNGD; encoded by the exons GATGAACTTTCCGGTGCAAACCGTGGAGGCTCCAAGTCCAGCACAACAATCAGCCAAGGAGGCAACTCAAAAAGTGGTGGACCCAAATCCAACACCTCTATGTCTTCTCAGAGCGGTACCTCAAACACCCCTACTTCCACATATAGCGGTAATTCTCAGTCCACCACACCAAACAACGAAGCATCAGTCAGCGTGAGTCCCAGGTCCAGTCTATCTGGTGGTACCTCAGATGTCACCATGGAGTCTGCAGCCTCAGACCTTCAGAAACAAGAAGCTTCAGACAGGCTCAATAGCAACCTCGACTCAAAGAGCGGAAAGCCAGACAGCAATAAGAACATCGCAGCCGTACAGGAAGGACAACAGGGTCAGGACTCATCTGTGTCGCTCAATGATGACG AAAACCTGGAGAAGTCTGAAGTGCAGGCCATCATAGAGTCGACCCCCGAGCTGGACATGGAACTGGATGGCTGCAGAGGAACAAG CACACCGACTAAAGGTGGCATCGAGAACCTGGCATTCAACCGCAACACCGACTCTTTGTTTGAGGAACTGTCGTCTGCAGGAAATGACCTCATAGGAGATGTGGATGAAGGTGCCGACCTGCTGG ACTACAACTTCTTAG GTATGGGTCGGGAAGTTGAACATCTTATCCAGGAGAATGCTCAGCTGCTGGAGACCAA AAATGCTTTGAATGTGGTGAAAAATGACCTGATCGCCCAATTGGATGAGCTGAACTGTGAGAAGGAGGTTCTGCAGGGAGAGCTGAATGCCATCAGTCAGGCCAAGACCAAACTGGAGGAGAAGAACAAAGAACTAGAAGAAGAACTCAAGAA GCTTCGAACAGAGAAGGAGGAATCCAAACAGAAGACCAAGAATGAAAATGAAGATGAT agtgATGTACCCACAGCGCAGAGGAAGCGCTTCACCAGGGTGGAGATGGCCAGAGTCCTGATGGAGAGGAACCAGTACAAGGAGAGACTGATGGAGCTGCAGGAGGCTGTGAGATGGACAGAAATGATCCG GGCTTCAAAGGAGAACCCAACTCTTCCAGAGAAGAAGAAATCCAGCCTCTGGCAGTT TTTCAGCCGTTTGTTCAGCTCATCGGGCGGGGCAGCCAAGAAGCCGGCGGTGGAGGCCCCAGTGAATGTCAAATACAACGCCCCCACCTCTCAGATTCAGCCGTCCGTCAAGAAGAAGAGCAGCACACTGCAGCAGCTGCCCAGTGACAAGAGCAAAGCCTTCGATTTCCTCAATGAGGA AGTGGCGGCTGATAATGTTGTGTCCAGACGAGAACAGAAGAGGGCTCAATACCAGCAGGTCAAAGCTCATGTCCAGAAAGAGGACGGCAGAGTTCAGGCTTATGGTTGGAGTCTACCCAAGAAGTACAAA GCCAATGGTGGTCAAGCAGAGAGTAAGATGAAGAATTTACCTGTTCCCGTCTTCCTCCGACCACTGGATGAAAAAGATGCTTCTATGAAG CTATGGTGTGCTGCTGGTGTAAACCTGTCCGGAGGTAAAACTAGAGATGGAGGCTCCATCGTAGGAGCCAGTGTGTTTTACAGCGATGTGCCTGGACCAGAGAGTCCTAAAAAGAAAATTGGATCTCAGAGCAGCCTGGACAAACTGGATCAGGAGCTGAAG gaTCAACAGAAGGAAATGCGACAGCAGGACGAGCTGTCGTCTCTAGTGTGGATCTGTACCAGCACTCAGTCCACTACGAAAGCTGTTGTCATCGACGCCAACCAGCCTGGAAACATCCTGGAGAGCTTCTTTGTGTGTAACTCGCATGTCCTCTGCATTGCTAGTGTACCAG GTGCAAGAGAGACAGACTACCCAGCTGGGGAGGAAGTTTCTTTGAACCCAGAAGCGGGACCAGCAGGGGATGACAGCTCATCAGTGGCCAATAGCAGCTCAGCAGGTGGGGACGATGTGCTCGGAGGCATCACTGTGGTGGGCTGCACAGTGGAAGGATCAACAGCTGTTCCAGTGAAGGTGGACAGAGAAGCAG acTCCAAGCATGCAGAGGAGGCTACAGAGGCAACAGAGACCAGCGCTGGACTTGCAGACCAAAGAGAAGCTCTGAGGGGCGTCTACACGGAGCATGTTTTTACTGATCCACTGGGAGCCCAGCAGACTGCAGAGACTCCTGCCAACTACTCCCAGAG GGAGAGCGATCTGCTGAAAGATGGTGTGAGTTCAAACCCCAACGCAGAGGAACAGGACCTGATGAGAGAAGAGGCTCAGAAGATGAGCAGTGTTCAGCCCACCATGTGGCTCGGAGCTCAGAATGGATG TGTGTACGTGCACTCATCTGTGGCTCAGTGGAAGAAGTGTCTTCATTCTATAAAGCTGAAGGACTCTGTGCTTGGCATAGT ACATGTGAAAGGCCGTGTGCTAGTTGGACTTTCTGATGGAACTTTAGCCATTTTCCACAGAGGAGTAG ATGGACAGTGGGACTTGACCAACTACCACCTGTTGGACCTCGGCCGACCGCACCATTCAATCCGCTGTATGACTGTAGTCCATGACAAAGTGTGGTGTGGCTATAGGAACAAGATATATGTGGTGCAGCCCAAAGCCATGAAGATAGAG AAGTCGTTTGATGCCCACCCTCGTAAGGACAGTCAAGTACGTCAGCTGGCCTGGGACGGGGACGGCATCTGGGTGTCCATCAGGCTCGACTCCACTCTCAGGCTGTTCCACGCTCACACTTTCCAGCATCTGCAGGACGTCGACATCGAACCTTACGTCAGCAAGATGCTGG GTACTGGGAAGCTGGGGTTCTCCTTTGTGAGAATCACTGCTCTCATGGTGTCATGTAACCGGCTCTGGATCGGCACAGGCAACGGAGTCATCATCTCCATCCCTCTGACAGATA CAGCCAGCAAGCCAACCAAAGGAACAGGAAACCAGCCAGGAAGTGTAGTTCGAGTCTACGGTGATGAGACCAGTGACAAAGTGACGGCAGGGACGTTTGTTCCATATTGCTCCATGGCTCATGCTCAGCTCTGTTTCCATGGTCACCGGGATGCTGTAAAGTTCTTCACTGCTGTCCCAG GTCACGCAGTTCCATCTGCGTCCTGTGGAGGAGAGGCAGCAGGCGACAAGGCGACAGATGCCGCATCTCAGGAAGGAACCAAGTCTATACTGGTAATGAGTGGAGGAGAAGGATACATAGACTTCAGGATGG GTGATGAGGAGGGCGAGATTGAGGAAGGTGAGGAGCCCACGATGAAGCTCCAGCCCTTCCTGGCTAAAGCCGAACGCAGCCACCTCATCGTCTGGCAGATCCTGGGCAACGGGGACTGA
- the spag9b gene encoding C-Jun-amino-terminal kinase-interacting protein 4 isoform X5: MSPGCMLLFVFGFVGGAVVINSAVLVSLSVLLLVHYSVSTGGLPALPSLPSLPRPSRKERPISMGIFQLPGTDGMTPDPQREPVETPSEPWRFNNLSHPRSNTSLKDELSGANRGGSKSSTTISQGGNSKSGGPKSNTSMSSQSGTSNTPTSTYSGNSQSTTPNNEASVSVSPRSSLSGGTSDVTMESAASDLQKQEASDRLNSNLDSKSGKPDSNKNIAAVQEGQQGQDSSVSLNDDENLEKSEVQAIIESTPELDMELDGCRGTSTPTKGGIENLAFNRNTDSLFEELSSAGNDLIGDVDEGADLLDEFSDYNFLGMGREVEHLIQENAQLLETKNALNVVKNDLIAQLDELNCEKEVLQGELNAISQAKTKLEEKNKELEEELKKLRTEKEESKQKTKNENEDDSDVPTAQRKRFTRVEMARVLMERNQYKERLMELQEAVRWTEMIRASKENPTLPEKKKSSLWQLSFSRLFSSSGGAAKKPAVEAPVNVKYNAPTSQIQPSVKKKSSTLQQLPSDKSKAFDFLNEEVAADNVVSRREQKRAQYQQVKAHVQKEDGRVQAYGWSLPKKYKANGGQAESKMKNLPVPVFLRPLDEKDASMKLWCAAGVNLSGGKTRDGGSIVGASVFYSDVPGPESPKKKIGSQSSLDKLDQELKDQQKEMRQQDELSSLVWICTSTQSTTKAVVIDANQPGNILESFFVCNSHVLCIASVPGARETDYPAGEEVSLNPEAGPAGDDSSSVANSSSAGGDDVLGGITVVGCTVEGSTAVPVKVDREADSKHAEEATEATETSAGLADQREALRGVYTEHVFTDPLGAQQTAETPANYSQRESDLLKDGVSSNPNAEEQDLMREEAQKMSSVQPTMWLGAQNGCVYVHSSVAQWKKCLHSIKLKDSVLGIVHVKGRVLVGLSDGTLAIFHRGVDGQWDLTNYHLLDLGRPHHSIRCMTVVHDKVWCGYRNKIYVVQPKAMKIEKSFDAHPRKDSQVRQLAWDGDGIWVSIRLDSTLRLFHAHTFQHLQDVDIEPYVSKMLGTGKLGFSFVRITALMVSCNRLWIGTGNGVIISIPLTDTASKPTKGTGNQPGSVVRVYGDETSDKVTAGTFVPYCSMAHAQLCFHGHRDAVKFFTAVPGHAVPSASCGGEAAGDKATDAASQEGTKSILVMSGGEGYIDFRMGDEEGEIEEGEEPTMKLQPFLAKAERSHLIVWQILGNGD; this comes from the exons GATGAACTTTCCGGTGCAAACCGTGGAGGCTCCAAGTCCAGCACAACAATCAGCCAAGGAGGCAACTCAAAAAGTGGTGGACCCAAATCCAACACCTCTATGTCTTCTCAGAGCGGTACCTCAAACACCCCTACTTCCACATATAGCGGTAATTCTCAGTCCACCACACCAAACAACGAAGCATCAGTCAGCGTGAGTCCCAGGTCCAGTCTATCTGGTGGTACCTCAGATGTCACCATGGAGTCTGCAGCCTCAGACCTTCAGAAACAAGAAGCTTCAGACAGGCTCAATAGCAACCTCGACTCAAAGAGCGGAAAGCCAGACAGCAATAAGAACATCGCAGCCGTACAGGAAGGACAACAGGGTCAGGACTCATCTGTGTCGCTCAATGATGACG AAAACCTGGAGAAGTCTGAAGTGCAGGCCATCATAGAGTCGACCCCCGAGCTGGACATGGAACTGGATGGCTGCAGAGGAACAAG CACACCGACTAAAGGTGGCATCGAGAACCTGGCATTCAACCGCAACACCGACTCTTTGTTTGAGGAACTGTCGTCTGCAGGAAATGACCTCATAGGAGATGTGGATGAAGGTGCCGACCTGCTGG ATGAGTTTTCTG ACTACAACTTCTTAG GTATGGGTCGGGAAGTTGAACATCTTATCCAGGAGAATGCTCAGCTGCTGGAGACCAA AAATGCTTTGAATGTGGTGAAAAATGACCTGATCGCCCAATTGGATGAGCTGAACTGTGAGAAGGAGGTTCTGCAGGGAGAGCTGAATGCCATCAGTCAGGCCAAGACCAAACTGGAGGAGAAGAACAAAGAACTAGAAGAAGAACTCAAGAA GCTTCGAACAGAGAAGGAGGAATCCAAACAGAAGACCAAGAATGAAAATGAAGATGAT agtgATGTACCCACAGCGCAGAGGAAGCGCTTCACCAGGGTGGAGATGGCCAGAGTCCTGATGGAGAGGAACCAGTACAAGGAGAGACTGATGGAGCTGCAGGAGGCTGTGAGATGGACAGAAATGATCCG GGCTTCAAAGGAGAACCCAACTCTTCCAGAGAAGAAGAAATCCAGCCTCTGGCAGTTG AGTTTCAGCCGTTTGTTCAGCTCATCGGGCGGGGCAGCCAAGAAGCCGGCGGTGGAGGCCCCAGTGAATGTCAAATACAACGCCCCCACCTCTCAGATTCAGCCGTCCGTCAAGAAGAAGAGCAGCACACTGCAGCAGCTGCCCAGTGACAAGAGCAAAGCCTTCGATTTCCTCAATGAGGA AGTGGCGGCTGATAATGTTGTGTCCAGACGAGAACAGAAGAGGGCTCAATACCAGCAGGTCAAAGCTCATGTCCAGAAAGAGGACGGCAGAGTTCAGGCTTATGGTTGGAGTCTACCCAAGAAGTACAAA GCCAATGGTGGTCAAGCAGAGAGTAAGATGAAGAATTTACCTGTTCCCGTCTTCCTCCGACCACTGGATGAAAAAGATGCTTCTATGAAG CTATGGTGTGCTGCTGGTGTAAACCTGTCCGGAGGTAAAACTAGAGATGGAGGCTCCATCGTAGGAGCCAGTGTGTTTTACAGCGATGTGCCTGGACCAGAGAGTCCTAAAAAGAAAATTGGATCTCAGAGCAGCCTGGACAAACTGGATCAGGAGCTGAAG gaTCAACAGAAGGAAATGCGACAGCAGGACGAGCTGTCGTCTCTAGTGTGGATCTGTACCAGCACTCAGTCCACTACGAAAGCTGTTGTCATCGACGCCAACCAGCCTGGAAACATCCTGGAGAGCTTCTTTGTGTGTAACTCGCATGTCCTCTGCATTGCTAGTGTACCAG GTGCAAGAGAGACAGACTACCCAGCTGGGGAGGAAGTTTCTTTGAACCCAGAAGCGGGACCAGCAGGGGATGACAGCTCATCAGTGGCCAATAGCAGCTCAGCAGGTGGGGACGATGTGCTCGGAGGCATCACTGTGGTGGGCTGCACAGTGGAAGGATCAACAGCTGTTCCAGTGAAGGTGGACAGAGAAGCAG acTCCAAGCATGCAGAGGAGGCTACAGAGGCAACAGAGACCAGCGCTGGACTTGCAGACCAAAGAGAAGCTCTGAGGGGCGTCTACACGGAGCATGTTTTTACTGATCCACTGGGAGCCCAGCAGACTGCAGAGACTCCTGCCAACTACTCCCAGAG GGAGAGCGATCTGCTGAAAGATGGTGTGAGTTCAAACCCCAACGCAGAGGAACAGGACCTGATGAGAGAAGAGGCTCAGAAGATGAGCAGTGTTCAGCCCACCATGTGGCTCGGAGCTCAGAATGGATG TGTGTACGTGCACTCATCTGTGGCTCAGTGGAAGAAGTGTCTTCATTCTATAAAGCTGAAGGACTCTGTGCTTGGCATAGT ACATGTGAAAGGCCGTGTGCTAGTTGGACTTTCTGATGGAACTTTAGCCATTTTCCACAGAGGAGTAG ATGGACAGTGGGACTTGACCAACTACCACCTGTTGGACCTCGGCCGACCGCACCATTCAATCCGCTGTATGACTGTAGTCCATGACAAAGTGTGGTGTGGCTATAGGAACAAGATATATGTGGTGCAGCCCAAAGCCATGAAGATAGAG AAGTCGTTTGATGCCCACCCTCGTAAGGACAGTCAAGTACGTCAGCTGGCCTGGGACGGGGACGGCATCTGGGTGTCCATCAGGCTCGACTCCACTCTCAGGCTGTTCCACGCTCACACTTTCCAGCATCTGCAGGACGTCGACATCGAACCTTACGTCAGCAAGATGCTGG GTACTGGGAAGCTGGGGTTCTCCTTTGTGAGAATCACTGCTCTCATGGTGTCATGTAACCGGCTCTGGATCGGCACAGGCAACGGAGTCATCATCTCCATCCCTCTGACAGATA CAGCCAGCAAGCCAACCAAAGGAACAGGAAACCAGCCAGGAAGTGTAGTTCGAGTCTACGGTGATGAGACCAGTGACAAAGTGACGGCAGGGACGTTTGTTCCATATTGCTCCATGGCTCATGCTCAGCTCTGTTTCCATGGTCACCGGGATGCTGTAAAGTTCTTCACTGCTGTCCCAG GTCACGCAGTTCCATCTGCGTCCTGTGGAGGAGAGGCAGCAGGCGACAAGGCGACAGATGCCGCATCTCAGGAAGGAACCAAGTCTATACTGGTAATGAGTGGAGGAGAAGGATACATAGACTTCAGGATGG GTGATGAGGAGGGCGAGATTGAGGAAGGTGAGGAGCCCACGATGAAGCTCCAGCCCTTCCTGGCTAAAGCCGAACGCAGCCACCTCATCGTCTGGCAGATCCTGGGCAACGGGGACTGA